In one Roseburia intestinalis L1-82 genomic region, the following are encoded:
- a CDS encoding YihY/virulence factor BrkB family protein, which produces MIWKIIGNVMSFMGKCKRDKINAYSAQSAFFIILSLIPFLMVFSSLLQYTSVTEGTLLKIIERVMPEYIAPFLISLIDEVYNRSAGIISITAIVAIWSAAKGVQYMTDGLNSVNDLEETRNWLVLRMWAVVYTVIFLVAIVFTLLVIVFGNSLQKLASQYIPLLRHAVDLLAHFRGLIMLVMLIVFFDVIFTALPNKKLTFKSQLPGAAICGVAWYIFSIGVSIYVDYFNGFSMYGSLTTIALIMLWLYFCMYIMMMSAEVNVIFNDSIRKWLLKEKEKKKRKNS; this is translated from the coding sequence ATGATCTGGAAGATTATAGGAAATGTGATGTCGTTTATGGGAAAATGTAAACGGGATAAGATCAATGCATATTCTGCGCAGTCTGCGTTTTTTATTATATTATCACTGATCCCGTTTCTTATGGTTTTCTCATCCCTGTTACAGTATACTTCCGTGACAGAGGGGACGCTTTTAAAAATCATCGAGAGAGTTATGCCGGAATACATAGCACCATTTCTTATTTCACTGATTGATGAGGTATACAACAGATCAGCAGGCATTATTTCCATTACGGCGATCGTTGCAATCTGGTCAGCAGCAAAAGGTGTGCAGTACATGACGGATGGACTCAATTCGGTCAATGATCTGGAGGAAACAAGAAATTGGCTTGTACTGCGGATGTGGGCAGTTGTGTATACGGTGATTTTTCTGGTAGCTATTGTGTTTACACTGTTAGTCATTGTTTTTGGTAATTCTCTCCAAAAACTGGCATCGCAGTATATCCCGTTACTGCGGCATGCGGTAGATCTTTTGGCACATTTTCGGGGACTTATCATGCTGGTCATGTTAATTGTTTTCTTTGATGTGATATTTACAGCACTGCCAAATAAAAAACTGACCTTTAAAAGCCAGCTTCCGGGCGCGGCGATCTGCGGTGTGGCATGGTATATTTTTTCTATCGGTGTTTCCATCTATGTGGATTATTTTAACGGTTTTTCCATGTATGGAAGCCTGACGACGATCGCCCTCATCATGCTGTGGCTTTATTTCTGTATGTATATCATGATGATGTCGGCGGAAGTAAATGTCATTTTCAATGACAGTATCCGCAAGTGGCTGCTCAAAGAGAAAGAGAAGAAAAAGAGAAAAAACTCTTGA
- the pheS gene encoding phenylalanine--tRNA ligase subunit alpha, with protein sequence MKEKLQKIREDAIRQIEASGDLSKLNDVRVAVLGKKGELTAVLKSMKDVSPEERPLVGQLVNETRESIEKILDETKKKLEAAELDAKLRREVIDVTLPAKKNNVGHRHPNTIALEEVERIFTGMGYEVVEGPEVEYDYYNFEALNIPANHPAKDEQDTFYINDKIVLRTQTSPVQVREMEKGHLPIRMIAPGRVFRADEVDATHSPSFHQIEGLVVDKNITFSDLKGTLAEFARQLFGQDTKVKFRPHHFPFTEPSAEMDVTCFKCGGKGCRFCKGEGWIEILGCGMVHPRVLRMSGIDPEEYSGFAFGIGLERIALLKYEIDDMRLLYENDQRFLNQF encoded by the coding sequence ATGAAAGAAAAATTGCAGAAAATCAGAGAAGATGCGATCCGTCAGATCGAAGCATCCGGCGATCTGTCGAAATTGAATGATGTGCGTGTTGCAGTTCTTGGAAAAAAAGGAGAACTGACCGCTGTATTAAAGAGCATGAAGGATGTCAGCCCGGAGGAGCGCCCGTTAGTCGGACAGCTTGTCAATGAGACGAGAGAGAGCATCGAGAAGATTTTAGATGAGACAAAGAAAAAATTAGAGGCAGCGGAGTTAGATGCAAAACTGCGCAGAGAAGTCATCGATGTGACGCTTCCGGCAAAGAAAAATAATGTCGGACACCGTCATCCGAACACGATCGCTTTAGAAGAGGTAGAGCGCATCTTTACCGGAATGGGTTACGAAGTGGTAGAGGGACCGGAAGTAGAGTATGATTATTATAACTTTGAGGCTCTTAATATCCCGGCAAACCATCCGGCAAAGGACGAGCAGGATACGTTCTATATCAATGACAAGATCGTGCTCCGTACACAGACATCTCCGGTACAGGTCCGTGAGATGGAAAAAGGGCATCTCCCGATCCGTATGATCGCACCGGGCCGTGTATTCCGTGCCGATGAGGTAGATGCGACACATTCTCCGTCTTTCCATCAGATCGAGGGACTTGTCGTTGATAAAAACATTACGTTTTCTGATTTAAAGGGAACACTTGCAGAATTCGCAAGACAGTTATTCGGACAGGATACCAAAGTAAAATTCCGACCGCATCATTTTCCGTTTACAGAGCCATCTGCCGAGATGGACGTGACCTGTTTTAAATGCGGCGGGAAAGGATGCCGTTTCTGTAAGGGTGAAGGATGGATTGAGATTTTAGGCTGTGGTATGGTACATCCGCGTGTACTGCGCATGAGCGGCATTGATCCGGAAGAATACTCAGGATTTGCGTTCGGTATCGGATTAGAGCGTATTGCACTGCTCAAATATGAGATCGATGATATGCGTCTGCTCTATGAAAATGATCAGAGATTTTTAAATCAGTTCTAG